The region ACTGATACTCCCGAAAATTTAGATAAAAAAACTCTCGCACACCAGGGCAGTTATTTAATGCCATTACTTGACTATTTTAAAGATGCAGAATTAAGTGAAGTTAAAGCCGAAGAAGAAGTTTTATTTTTCAATATTCCTGGCGGCGAAATAATTAGTTATCCGTTTTCCTGGATTTTCCCAATGCTTATCGTAGCTCTTATCTTGTTTTTTATAATTATAGGCTACGGATTTTCACAAAACCGACTTCAGCTTAAACCAATTTTAAAAAGTATTATTCCGTTTGTAGTGAGTTTAGCCTTTTCCGGCTTATTGGTTTTTCTGCTTTGGAAATTTCTCCTTTTCAGCTACGCCGAATATTCTGAAATGGAACACGGCTTCACCTATAACGGCTACTATTATATCACAGCCTTTATTTCGCTGAGTTTATTAATTGCTTTTTTTTCTTATTATCGTTTTCGGCATATAGAAAATAAAGCCAACCTCTTCGTGGTACCTTTATTTTTCTGGTTGCTGCTTTGCACCTTGCTCGCATTCTTTTTAAAAGGTGCGGCCTATTTTATTATTCCGGCATTCTTTGCGCTACTGCAACTTTTTGTGATGATGAGACAGGAAAATCCAAATACCTTACTAATGGCTTTCTTAAGCCTTCCTGCGGTATTCATTCTAGTGCCGTTTATAAAGATGTTCCCGGTAGCCTTGGGCTTGAAAATATTGTTTGTCTCAGCTTTACTTACCGTTTTATTATTTCAACTGCTGTTACCCGTTTTCGCCTATTTCAGAAGTAATAAAAAAATTGCAGTCTTCTTCTTTTTAATTTTCAATATTCTTCTGATTGTAGCTCATTTTAAAGCTGATTTTACCGAAGAGCATCCCAAGCCAAATTCTCTGGTTTATTTAGCCGATGCTGATAATAATACTACTAACTGGTATTCTTACGATAAAATGCCAGACGAATGGACTGAAAAATACTTTGGTAAAGAACCGCTTATTGCTCCGGCAGAAATCAATACGCTTAGCAGTAAATATGGATCACAATTTACCTGGAAAACCAATGCGCCTGAAATTGATCTGGAAGAACCTTCCATTATTTGGAAAAAAACAGATTCTTCTGAAACTATAAATTCTTATCTCCTAAAGATTGCACCCAATAGAAACATTAACCGTATAGAACTTTTTGCCGACCGGGGAACCGATTTTGAAACTTTTAAAGTCAATAATAAAATTGCCGATAGCCTTTATCTGGGTCAGAATAAATTCCATATCCATACCCGCCGCTGGCACGAACGCCTGCTAACTTACCACGTTTCCAGTCGGGATACGTTAAGATTGGAATTTAGTTTAAAAAAGGATAAAAAACCGGAATTTACACTTTATGAATCCAGCTATGATTTATTAGAAAACGAAGCTTTAAATGTACCGCCAAGACCAAATACGATGATGCCGCGGCCTTTTGTACTCAACGACGCAGTAATATTTAAGAAAACCATAAGCCCAGAGTAGGTTTTGGTTTTGTAGCTTTGAGCTTATTGGTCGTCAAGCTGAATTTATTTCAGCTTCTAACATGATATTAATTTTAATCAAATTAGATCCTGAAATAAATTCAGGATGACGTTCTATAAAGCTTCTTAGACACTTTCATATAAGAGTAATTATGAACATATCAATATTAGGAACAGGCTGGCTGGGATTGCCGCTGGCAAAAAAACTGCAGGAAGAGCATACCGTAAAGGGCTCTGTGACCAGCCAGGAAAAAATGCAGGAATTGCGTGATGCTGAAATTACTCCCTATCAAATTAAAATTTTTACTGAAGGCGTTCAGGGCGATCTAACTTCGTTTCTGGCGCATTCTGAAATACTAATCATTGATATTCCCCCGGGTTTACGTAGCGATCCTGAGGCAGATTTTGTAGGTAAGATAGGCCGGATTAAAGATTATATAGAAAAATCTCCGGTAGAAAAAGTGATTTTTGTGAGTTCTACTTCAGTCTATAAAGACGAAGAAAACTTCCCTGAATACACCGAAGAAAACGAAGCTAACGGAACTTCTGAAGCCGCTAAACAACTTATTTCTTCAGAAAAAATGCTGTTAAAAAATGAACATTTTCAAACCACAGTTATCCGATTCGGTGGATTAATTGGTCCCGGGAGACATCCCGTAAATCACCTCGCCAACAAAACGGGGATTAAAAATCCGAAAGCCCCGGTAAACTTGATTCAGCAGGAAGATTGTATAGAAATTATAAACCAGATCATTAAAAAAGAAGCCTGGGGAAAAACTTTCAATGCTGTTTATCCTAAACATCCCAGTAAAGAAGATTATTACACCAAAACTGCTAAAGAAAAGAACTTAAATATTCCCGAATTTGATCCAAATAGTGTTTCTAAAGGGAAGAAGATAAATTCGGTAAATTTAAAAGAGGTTTTAGGGTTTGAGTTTAAGGAAGCTATTTAACGGCTTAGATTCCGAAACAAGTTCGGAATGACGTAAATAAGAAAGACCTCACAGGTTTTAAAAACCTGTGAGGTCTGATATATCAAAAGCTCCTTCCCTTTCTAAGGGAAGGTGGCATTTCGAAGGAATGACGGAAGGGTTCAACCACCCCGGCCTTTCGGCCACCCTCCTTAAAAAGAATGGGAACATTTAAGCAGTCTTTTCTACTTCTTCTTCCTTCACCCTAAAATCCAAAGGCTCTAAAACTTTTAAAGCACTTTCTATAGAGGTAATCTTTTCAAAAGTTAAGAGCAAACGTAAACCGTTTCGGGTTTTCTTCTCTTTCATTGTACATTTATGCTTATGCGTTTGCACATATTGCAGCACTTTGGTAAACGTATTGGTTTGGTAAAACCTGGATTGCTGATCGGATATAAAATAACCTATCAATTTTCCTTGTTTAAGGATAATTTTTTCCAAACCTATACTCGCCGCGATCCATTTTATTCTCACACTATTAAGTAAATCTACCGCTTGGATTGGTAATTCCCCAAAGCGATCTACAAGTTCAGCCTCGAATTTTTTCAAGTCTTCTTCCGAAGTTATTTTGTTTAACTGCGTATATAAATTTAGCCTTTCGGTAATATTATTTATATAATCATCAGGGAAAAGAATCTCAAAATCGGTATCGATTTGCGCATCTTTTACAAAAGTTTTATCCTCTATATTTTCAGATTCGCTGTACAATTCCTGGAATTCGTTTTCTTTTAATTCCTCAATCGCTTCATTCAGGATTTTTTGATAAGTATCAAAGCCAATTTCATTGATAAATCCGCTTTGTTCGCCGCCCAATAAATCACCGGCGCCACGAATTTCTAAATCTTTCATCGCGATATTTATTCCGCTTCCCAATTCAGAAAATTGCTCTAAAGCGCTAATTCTCTTACGCGCATCTTCGGTCATTACCGAATACGGCGGCGTAATAAAGTAACAGAATGCTTTTTTATTGCTTCGGCCTACCCTACCCCGCATTTGGTGCAAATCTGAAACCCCAAAATTGTTCGCGTTATTGATAAAAATAGTGTTCGCGTTGGTGACATCGAGTCCGCTTTCCACGATTGTAGTAGAAACCAAAACGTCAAACTCGCCATTGATAAAACTCAGCATCAATCTTTCCAGTTTCTTTCCTTCCATCTGGCCGTGACCCACGCCTATCTTTGCATCAGGCACTACGCGCTGAATCATCCCCGCGACTTCTTTAATATTTTCAATTCTATTATGAATAAAGAAAACCTGCCCGCCACGCTGAATTTCATAAGAAACCGCATCCCGAATAGTTTCTTCGGAAAAACGAATTACATTGGTTTCTATTGGATATCTATTTGGTGGCGGTGTGGTAATGGTAGATAAATCTCGCGCAGCCATTAAACTAAACTGAAGGGTTCGCGGAATTGGTGTGGCTGTAAGCGTAAGCGTATCTACATTTTCTTTTATGGTCTTCAGCTTATCTTTTACCGAAACTCCGAATTTCTGTTCTTCATCTACAATTAGTAATCCCAGGTCTTTAAATTTCACCGCTTTATTAACCAGTTGATGTGTTCCAATAACGATATCTACTTTTCCGCTTTCAAGATCGGCTAGAGTATCCCGGCGTTCTTTGGTGGTCCTAAACCTATTTAAATAATCTACCGTAACCGGAAAATCTTTTAAACGTTCAGTGAAAGTTTCATGATGTTGAAACGCCAAAATAGTGGTAGGCACTAAAATCGCAACCTGCTTGCCGTTATCTACCGCTTTAAAAGCTGCCCTAATGGCAACCTCGGTTTTTCCAAAACCAACATCACCACAAACCAAGCGATCCATAGGGCGCTCGTTTTCCATATCTTCCTTTACCGCCTGGGTCGCGGTGCTTTGATCTGGCGTGTCTTCATACATAAAAGACGCTTCCAGCTCGTGCTGTAAGTAAGAATCCGGCCCAAAGGCAAAACCCTTTTGCAAGCGACGTTTTGCGTAAAGTTCAATTAAATTATAGGCAATATGCTTAACCCGGGCTTTGGTCTTTTGCTTTAATTTCTTCCAGGCATTGCTGCCCAATTTAAAGATCTTGGGCTCTTTGCCATCTTTTCCGTTATATTTTGAAATTTTATGTAGCGAATGAATGCTGAGATATAAAATATCGCGTTCGCCATAAAACAGCTTAATGGCCTCCTGTTTTTTGCCTTCTACGTCAATTTTCTGAAGTCCGCCAAATTTCCCTATTCCGTGGTCAATATGCGTCACATAATCACCGACTTCAAGATTACTAAGTTCTTTAATCGTAATTGCCTGTTTTTTAGCGTAACCATTTTTAAAATGAAATTTATGATAGCGCTCAAAGATCTGGTGATCGGTATAACAAATGTTTTTCCCCGCTTCATCTATAAATCCCTGGAATAAAGCCAAAGTAATTGTTTGGTATTTCACTTTACGTTCCTGGTCATCAAAGATATCGTGGAATCGCTTCGCTTGCTGTTCACTTACGCAGAAAATATAATTAGTATACCCGTTTTCCTGATTTTCAATTAAGTTATCGATCAGTAAATCGAATTGCTTATTGAAAGAAGGCTGGGGTTTTGTTTGAAACTCGATAAGTTTAACCCCAGCGTCACCCTCGACTTGATTCGAAGTCTCTTTCGACTTAGATCCCCGATCAAAAATCGGGGCAGGCTCTGAAACAAGTTCAGGATGACGAAAATAGGATTGATTACTCAGCTCTACAACGGCATATTCTTCCAGCTGACTTTTAATTAACTGACCATCACAAAACAACTCTTTTGGTTTGCTGTGTTTTACATCTTCAGAGAGCTTATCAAAAGCTTCTTCTGCCTTGCTAAAAAGTTTATCGGCCTGCGCGGTAAGCAAGTCCAGGTTTTTAACGAAAACCACCGTTTTATCTGAAATATATTTTAGAAAACTTTCCCGTATTTCATCCAAATGCTTGTTTTCAACATTCGGCATCACCGAAATTTTCTTCACCTTATCTGTAGAAAGCTGGGTTTCTACATCAAAACTTCTAATGCTATCTACTTCATCGCCAAAGAATTCAATTCTATAAGGCTCATCATTACTAAAGGAAAATACATCTATAATTCCGCCACGCACTGAGAATTCACCCGGTTCAGTTACAAAATCTACCCGTTTAAATTTATATTCGAATAAAACCTCGTTTATAAAATCTATAGAAAGTTCATCTTCAACAGAAATTTTCAACGTGCTTCTATCCAGTTCTTTTCGAGTAACTACTTTTTCAAATAAAGCGTCGGGATAAGTAACGATTATCGCCGGTTTTTTACGGGAGTTAATTCGGTTTAAAACCTCGGCCCGTAATAATACATTCGCATTATCGGTTTCTTCAATTTGATAAGGGCGGCGATAACTACCTGGATAGAAAAGCACATTTTTTTCCCCTACCAATTGCTCAAGGTCGTTTAGGTAGTAAGCCGCTTCTTCTTTATCGTTAAAAATCAGCAAAAAGGGTTTTTCCGCTTCTTTAAATGCATTGGCTGCAACAAAAGAAAAAGCAGAACCAACAAGGCCTTTTAGTTGAATTTTAGTACGATTTTTTTCAGAAGAGACAAGGGAATCCCTCAATTCCTGCTGTTGCGGGGATTGTGCAAAGCTTTGGGCGATAATAGTTTTACTCATTGGCGCAAAGATAATTGCAGAAATATTGTCCCGCAACCCCTCAACATTTTTTTAACGTTAGTTGATTTATACTTTTTTCTTTGCGGGATATTTCCAAGAATTAAATAGGGGATAAATTAGCACCTGACTCAAAATTTATTCATTACTGAAATGAAAAATAATGCTTAGCTTTACGAAAAGAGGAAATGGAAACTTTTCAAATTGACATATTAAATCCAAAAGCCAAGAAACTACTTAAAGATTTGGCCGATCTTAATTTGATAAAAATTAAGCCTTCGCAAAAAACCGATTTCTCTACTCTTCTTACTAAACTAAGATCTAAATCGACCGAAAAATTAAGTCTGGAAGACATAACTAAAGAGGTAGAAGCCTTGAGAAGATCACGCTATGAAAGCCCATAATGGGCATTTAAAAAGAATGGCAATACCAACTAACATAAAAAACCATATCAATGGTTTATGAATTTATGCATAGATGAAGAGTAAAAGAATAATCCTCGATACAAATCTCTGGATTAGCTTTTTGATTTCAAAAAATCACATGGAAATTGATCAATTGATTAAAACCGAAAAAGTGGTTTTAATCTTTTCAAATGAATTACTAGAAGAATTTATAGAAGTTGTAAAACGACCAAAATTCAAGAAATTCTTTGCTAAAAAAGATGTTGAAAAGCTCTTAAATATGTTTGATCAATTTGCTGATTTGATTAATATTACTTCAAAATCAAAAATTTGTCGGGACGAGAAGGATGATTTTCTATTAAATCTCGCGATAGATGGAAATGCAGACTATTTAGTTACGGGAGATAAAGATTTACTAATTCTCAAGAAAGTAAATAAAACAAAGATCCTGACTTACTCTGAATTGCTCGAAATACTTCTTAAAACTAATATCTCCTAGGATTCATAGGAATTCTTCTTCAAGTATCCTTTTATGGTTAGAATTTACCATTTCCATAACAGCAAAAACGCGTTTGGTTGGCTAATTTGCTGATAGAAACAATTTATTATGGGATTTGAGCATTTTGATGTATTTGTAATAGGAACCGGTACCGCCGGGAAAGGTGTTGCCAAAGACTGCGCTAGCGCGGGATGGAAAGTTGCCATCGCCGATAATAGAGAGTATGGCGGCACCTGCCCAAATCGTGGTTGTGATCCCAAAAAAGTATTGGTTGGTTTTACCGAAATTATAGATCGCTCCACTAAAATGCAGGGCAAGGGAATTACCAGAATGCCCGAGGCAAATTGGAGCGATCTAATGACTTTTAAAAAAACTTTTGTAGATGCCATTCCCGCCGCTACCGAAAAAGACCTTGCAGCGCTGGATATCAAAATGTACCACCAGTCTCCCAAATTTTTAGATGAAAATACGCTCTCTGTAGAAGGCAAAACGGTAACTGCCGATAAGATCGTGATCGCTACCGGGCAAAAAGCTATGCCTTTAAAAATACCTGGCGAAGAGTACGCCCTTTTAAGCGAAGATTTTCTGGATTTAAAAGAACTACCAGAAACTATGATTTTTATAGGTGCCGGTTATATTGGAATGGAGTTCGCCCATATCGCAGCCCGTTTTGGAGTAAAGGTAACGATGATGGATTTCGCGCCGCGCTCACTTTCCAATTTTGATGAAGATATGGTAAACTACATCCAGCAGGTTTCGGAAGAAGAATTAGGTATCGATTTTATTTTTAATGCCGAAGTAAATGAAATTGAAAAACTGCAAAAAAACTTTAGGGTAAAAGCTATTCAGGACGGGAAAGAAGTTTCGGCAAAAGCTGAAATGGTTTTTAATACCGCAGGGCGTGTCCCTTCCATTGAAGATCTGGAGCTGGAAAAAGGTAATGTGGCTTTTTCTAAAAAAGGAATTACTGTTAACGAATTTCTTCAAAACACTACGAACAAAAATGTATATGCCTGTGGCGATGTTTCAGACAGTGAAGGTCTGCCTTTAACCCCGCTTTCTTCACAGGAATCTAAAGTGGTTTCAGCAAACTTATTAAACAGAAAAGAACCTAAAAAAGCCGAATATCCACCTCAACCCACCGTTGTCTATACCTTACCAAAATTGGCTTCCGTAGGACTTTCAGAAAAAGAAGCTAAGGAGAAAGGATACGACTATACCTTAGAACATAAATTGGTTCCCGATTGGTTTAATGCAAAACATATAAATGAAAAGATTTATGCTTATAAGACGCTGGTAGATAAAAAAACCGGACTCGTACTCGGTGCTCATTTGGTAGGCCCGGAAGCTTCAGAGATCATTAATATGTTTGTGATGGCTATGTGTGGAAAGCTGGATTGCGAGACTTTAAAAAAGATGATCTTTACTTATCCCAGCTGGGCAAGTGATATTAAGGGAATGGTTTAAAAGTCTCCCCGACGTATCCTAAGAAGAGATGACAACCTAGGTTTTTTTGAAGAGTCTGGTCATAGGATTTGTTTCTTTATTTAGCCAACCGTGATAAATAATATTGGAAAATATAGCAACTGCACCAATTAAGGCTGAATATGCGATAAGCGGAATTTCACCAAAATGTCTAAAATAAATAGCGATTAGTGCCCAAACCCCAACCACAGCAAATTCACGCATATTTCTGCGCCAAATCATAGCGATATTAAGGAAAACAGCTATTGCAATCATAATTACCGTCCAAATTTCTTCACCGAAAAACGGCGCTGTCCAGCCTATTTTAGAAAGATAAGCTGAAACATTGGCAATACTGGCAACGGCGATCCATCCTGAATAGAGACAAATAGGCCACCAGCTAAAAGCCAGGATTTTTAATGGTGCATCCCAACGTTCCATATTGGTGTTCAGGATGATTTTTATAAGAGAGAAAAGAATTAAAAACATTAGCAATACTGAAACTCCCGTAAACTCATACAGCCACACAATAACCCAGGCAGCATTGGCCAGGTTTGCTGTTAAAAACCAGTAACCGGAATTTCTTAAAAACTCCAGATCATTTTTTGCTGAAAATGCCTGGAAAAGTTGATAACCAGAAAAGGCCAAAAGCGCAAGAAAGATTACTCCCCAAATCGCAAAAGCATAACCGGCAGGGGTAAAAAGATTATAATATTCGGCGCTAAGGCTGCCCATAGTATTCCCGTTGATGATTCCCGTTTGGGAAATATAACTAACCGCAATGATTAAAATTACCGAGATAAAATTGAGTACCGCAAGTCGTTTTTCCATCTTAGATGTTTTCTATTAAAATTACTTCATTTTGGGTAATCGCGTATGCTTTTTCCTCTTCATTTAGCTTCATCATAAAATTCCCGGTGAATTCTCCAAAAGCAGGAAAAATCAATTGATCTTTTCTTCGAAAAAAACAAGGCAATTTAAGGCTTTGCTTTGCTTTTCCGTTTAATCGGTAACCCGGGTGAATATGTCCGCAAATATTGAAGAACCCTTCCCGGGTTTCAGGATGATGGATTAATAAAAAACCACCTAAAATCCATTCAGAATGAATTTTTACGCCCAGTTCTTCATATTTTAAAGGAGAAATAATATCGTGATTTCCAGCAATTAAAATGACTTCGGCTTCGACAGCATCTAGCCAATTTTCGAATAATTTCCATTCACTATTTAGATCGCTATGAAAAAGATCGCCTAGAAAACAGACAATTTTAGGCTGAAATTTCCCCACTACTTCACTCAGTCTTAAAAAATTTGCATTGATCGCTTTATGAGGCACCGCACTTCCAAACTTCCTGAAATGCGAGATCTTTCCTAAATGAACATCACTTATCAGCAGGATTTCTTCTTCCTTCCAGAAAGCGGCACCGCTGGGGTGAAGTTCAAAGGTTTGGTTTTGGAGGTTTATGGTCATTGGTTTATTTGAGCAACTCAGAAAAAAATTAAAATCGTCATCCTGAATTTATTTCAGGATCTAAGATATTGATAACTAAAAACATGTTAGAAGCTGAAACGAGTTACCATTACGTATTTTTAAAATGCTAGTATCTAGGCTTATTATCTACTATAATTTAAATTGAAAATTGCCTTATTTAGAATGTTCTTCTTTCATTTTTTGCTCGCCCAAAAAACGAAACAAAAAAGGGCGTCCTATGTGGAGGTGTTTTTTTGGCTACAAGGCCAAAAAATCGCAAATCAGCAGCTAAATTTTTTCCAAGGCTTCAAAAATTATTGACGCTGCTGATTTGCTACACTCAAACACGGATTTTAAAACTCGCTAAGCTCGCCGAACGTCTATTTCCTACACTAGTATATTTTTTTTATCACGGGTCTCAGCTTGACGAAACTAGACTTTTCAGACAACCTCGTTGTTATAATTTATGCAAAATCTCCGTAGCTTTTTCCAGGGTCTCATCGTTTTTGGCAAAGCAGAAACGCAATTGCTTGTGGTCTTTTCCATCTTTATGAAATACGGAAACCGGAATGCTGGCCAGGCCGTGTTTAGTAATCAATCTTTTTGCAAAATCTACATCGTGTTCATCGGTAATTTCAGAGTAATCCATAACCTGAAAATAAGTTCCTTTTGATGGTGTTCCTTTAAATTTTGAGCCTTCCATTAGCTCAAGGAATTTATCCCGTTTTTGCTGATAAAAATCACCCAAACTCAAATAATGATCTGGATTTTTTAAATATTCAGCAAAAGCTCGCTGCATAGGGTGGTTTACGCAAAACACCGTAGCCTGGTGAAATTTGATGATCTCTTTCATCAAAACTTCAGGAGCCACACAGTAACCCATTTTCCAACCGGTGTTATGAAAAGTTTTGCCGAAGGAAGCACAAACAATGGCTCTTTCGGCCAAACCAGGAAATTTAGAAGCACTTTGATGTTCTTCCTTATCAAAAATAAGATGCTCATAGACCTCATCGCTCAGCAAAATGATATTGGTGTTTTTCAGCAATTTTTCCAGGCGCTGCATATCGCTTTTCGAAAGAACAGTGCCTGTAGGATTATGTGGAGTATTGATTACGATCATCCTTGTTTTGGAAGTGATTTTTTCTTCAACTTCTTCCCAGTCAATTTTAAAATCTCTCCCTTTTAATTCAATTAAAACAGGTTTGCCACCGGCAAGTTTAATATCAGGTTCGTAAGAGTCGTAAGCCGGTTTAAAAACAATTACTTCATCTCCAGGATGCACAAAAGCGTTAATAGCGCAATATAAGGCCTGGGTTGCTCCAGCGGTAAAAATAATCTCCGAAGCCTCATCGTATTTCTTTCCGTAGAGATTTTCAATTTTGGAAACTATTTGTTCCCGCAATTCGGGAATGCCATTCATTGGTGGATACTGATTATACCCCTCCTTCATAGCTTTACAAACCAGCTCTTTTAAATGATTATCGGTTTCAAAATTCGGAAAACCCTGGGAAAGATCTATCGCATCGTGTTTTCTCGCCAAACCGCTCATCACAGAAAATATACTGGTTTTACCGGCGGGAAGTTTTGAAGGAAGATTCTTGAAATCTGGCATCGCTTTATTTTTAAATCCCATTGAATGGGTTTTATTACCCGATATTCGAAATTGGGTAAAGTTTGTCTTTTTTAAATACCTCCTGGGCTTTCCTCGAGATAGTTGATTAATTTGCATAAAAAATCCCAAATTCAAAAAGAATTTGGGATTGATTTATTTTATTTAAGGAAGTTTTATCCTTTTACACTAGCCGCAAGATATTCACGGTTCATTCGTGCGATATTTTCTAAAGAAATTCCTTTAGGACATTCAATTTCGCAGGCTCCTGTATTACTACAGTTTCCAAATCCTTCTTCGTCCATTTGTCTAACCATTGCCTGAACACGCTCGGTAGCTTCTACGCGACCTTGCGGAAGTAGAGCATATTGAGAAACTTTTGCTGAAGTAAACAGCATAGCACTCGCATTTTTACAAGCAGCTACACAAGCTCCACAACCAATACAGGTTGCCGCGTTAAAAGATTCATCGGCTTTTTCTTTTTCAATAGGCATAGTATTGGCGTCTATGGTATTCCCCGAAGTATTTACCGAAACATAGCCCCATGCTTGTTGAATCCTATCAAATGCGGTACGATCTACAATAAGGTCTTTTATAACCGGAAAAGCTTTCGCTCTAAATGGCTCTATATAAATAGTATCGCCATCTTTAAAAGAACGCATATGCAACTGGCAGGTAGCGATTAATTTATCTGGCCCGTGTGGCTCACCGTTAATTTGCAAAGAACAGGAACCACAAATTCCTTCACGACAATCGTGATCAAATTCAACAGTGTCTTCTCCTTTTTCTACCAACTGCTCGTTAAGTATATCCAGCATTTCAAGAAAAGACATATCTCCATCAATTCCATCTACAGGATAATCTACCATTTTTCCTTTAGCAGTGGCATTTTCCTGACGCCATATTTTTAAGTTAAGCTTCATATCTTAAAAGTATTGAGTAGTGAGTATTTAGTATTGAGCTCTTAATACTCAATACTTAAATCTCAATTCTATTTATAACTTCTTGTTTTCAATTCTATATTTTC is a window of Salegentibacter salegens DNA encoding:
- the mfd gene encoding transcription-repair coupling factor; this translates as MSKTIIAQSFAQSPQQQELRDSLVSSEKNRTKIQLKGLVGSAFSFVAANAFKEAEKPFLLIFNDKEEAAYYLNDLEQLVGEKNVLFYPGSYRRPYQIEETDNANVLLRAEVLNRINSRKKPAIIVTYPDALFEKVVTRKELDRSTLKISVEDELSIDFINEVLFEYKFKRVDFVTEPGEFSVRGGIIDVFSFSNDEPYRIEFFGDEVDSIRSFDVETQLSTDKVKKISVMPNVENKHLDEIRESFLKYISDKTVVFVKNLDLLTAQADKLFSKAEEAFDKLSEDVKHSKPKELFCDGQLIKSQLEEYAVVELSNQSYFRHPELVSEPAPIFDRGSKSKETSNQVEGDAGVKLIEFQTKPQPSFNKQFDLLIDNLIENQENGYTNYIFCVSEQQAKRFHDIFDDQERKVKYQTITLALFQGFIDEAGKNICYTDHQIFERYHKFHFKNGYAKKQAITIKELSNLEVGDYVTHIDHGIGKFGGLQKIDVEGKKQEAIKLFYGERDILYLSIHSLHKISKYNGKDGKEPKIFKLGSNAWKKLKQKTKARVKHIAYNLIELYAKRRLQKGFAFGPDSYLQHELEASFMYEDTPDQSTATQAVKEDMENERPMDRLVCGDVGFGKTEVAIRAAFKAVDNGKQVAILVPTTILAFQHHETFTERLKDFPVTVDYLNRFRTTKERRDTLADLESGKVDIVIGTHQLVNKAVKFKDLGLLIVDEEQKFGVSVKDKLKTIKENVDTLTLTATPIPRTLQFSLMAARDLSTITTPPPNRYPIETNVIRFSEETIRDAVSYEIQRGGQVFFIHNRIENIKEVAGMIQRVVPDAKIGVGHGQMEGKKLERLMLSFINGEFDVLVSTTIVESGLDVTNANTIFINNANNFGVSDLHQMRGRVGRSNKKAFCYFITPPYSVMTEDARKRISALEQFSELGSGINIAMKDLEIRGAGDLLGGEQSGFINEIGFDTYQKILNEAIEELKENEFQELYSESENIEDKTFVKDAQIDTDFEILFPDDYINNITERLNLYTQLNKITSEEDLKKFEAELVDRFGELPIQAVDLLNSVRIKWIAASIGLEKIILKQGKLIGYFISDQQSRFYQTNTFTKVLQYVQTHKHKCTMKEKKTRNGLRLLLTFEKITSIESALKVLEPLDFRVKEEEVEKTA
- a CDS encoding M28 family peptidase, producing the protein MLKNIPRFFSFIFIAIAVWFSLYSSQPKNIEAEDAPETTFSTQRAFKHVEAIAQKPHYVGTEAHSRVRNYIVGELQKMGLQAQTHEDYSLTKNGNLVRPQNILARLEGNGNGEALVIMTHYDSNPHSSPGASDAGSGVGTILEGIRTFLAENKKHKNDIIILFTDAEELGLNGAELFIKDHPWAKDAKLALNFEARGSDGDSFMFLETNSGNAGLINSFKKANPEFPVTNSLVYSVYKMLPNDTDLTVLREQGDIPGYNFAFIDDHFDYHTATDTPENLDKKTLAHQGSYLMPLLDYFKDAELSEVKAEEEVLFFNIPGGEIISYPFSWIFPMLIVALILFFIIIGYGFSQNRLQLKPILKSIIPFVVSLAFSGLLVFLLWKFLLFSYAEYSEMEHGFTYNGYYYITAFISLSLLIAFFSYYRFRHIENKANLFVVPLFFWLLLCTLLAFFLKGAAYFIIPAFFALLQLFVMMRQENPNTLLMAFLSLPAVFILVPFIKMFPVALGLKILFVSALLTVLLFQLLLPVFAYFRSNKKIAVFFFLIFNILLIVAHFKADFTEEHPKPNSLVYLADADNNTTNWYSYDKMPDEWTEKYFGKEPLIAPAEINTLSSKYGSQFTWKTNAPEIDLEEPSIIWKKTDSSETINSYLLKIAPNRNINRIELFADRGTDFETFKVNNKIADSLYLGQNKFHIHTRRWHERLLTYHVSSRDTLRLEFSLKKDKKPEFTLYESSYDLLENEALNVPPRPNTMMPRPFVLNDAVIFKKTISPE
- the pdeM gene encoding ligase-associated DNA damage response endonuclease PdeM, encoding MTINLQNQTFELHPSGAAFWKEEEILLISDVHLGKISHFRKFGSAVPHKAINANFLRLSEVVGKFQPKIVCFLGDLFHSDLNSEWKLFENWLDAVEAEVILIAGNHDIISPLKYEELGVKIHSEWILGGFLLIHHPETREGFFNICGHIHPGYRLNGKAKQSLKLPCFFRRKDQLIFPAFGEFTGNFMMKLNEEEKAYAITQNEVILIENI
- a CDS encoding putative toxin-antitoxin system toxin component, PIN family, producing the protein MKSKRIILDTNLWISFLISKNHMEIDQLIKTEKVVLIFSNELLEEFIEVVKRPKFKKFFAKKDVEKLLNMFDQFADLINITSKSKICRDEKDDFLLNLAIDGNADYLVTGDKDLLILKKVNKTKILTYSELLEILLKTNIS
- a CDS encoding dihydrolipoyl dehydrogenase family protein, with protein sequence MGFEHFDVFVIGTGTAGKGVAKDCASAGWKVAIADNREYGGTCPNRGCDPKKVLVGFTEIIDRSTKMQGKGITRMPEANWSDLMTFKKTFVDAIPAATEKDLAALDIKMYHQSPKFLDENTLSVEGKTVTADKIVIATGQKAMPLKIPGEEYALLSEDFLDLKELPETMIFIGAGYIGMEFAHIAARFGVKVTMMDFAPRSLSNFDEDMVNYIQQVSEEELGIDFIFNAEVNEIEKLQKNFRVKAIQDGKEVSAKAEMVFNTAGRVPSIEDLELEKGNVAFSKKGITVNEFLQNTTNKNVYACGDVSDSEGLPLTPLSSQESKVVSANLLNRKEPKKAEYPPQPTVVYTLPKLASVGLSEKEAKEKGYDYTLEHKLVPDWFNAKHINEKIYAYKTLVDKKTGLVLGAHLVGPEASEIINMFVMAMCGKLDCETLKKMIFTYPSWASDIKGMV
- a CDS encoding NAD(P)H-binding protein yields the protein MNISILGTGWLGLPLAKKLQEEHTVKGSVTSQEKMQELRDAEITPYQIKIFTEGVQGDLTSFLAHSEILIIDIPPGLRSDPEADFVGKIGRIKDYIEKSPVEKVIFVSSTSVYKDEENFPEYTEENEANGTSEAAKQLISSEKMLLKNEHFQTTVIRFGGLIGPGRHPVNHLANKTGIKNPKAPVNLIQQEDCIEIINQIIKKEAWGKTFNAVYPKHPSKEDYYTKTAKEKNLNIPEFDPNSVSKGKKINSVNLKEVLGFEFKEAI